A genome region from Penaeus vannamei isolate JL-2024 chromosome 20, ASM4276789v1, whole genome shotgun sequence includes the following:
- the LOC113827865 gene encoding legumain: MWRSALFLLTVALARGSSAAGHRGDLWAVLVAGSSSWMNYRHQADVCHAYQILHQHGVPDDHIIVMMVDDIAHNEENPTPGVIINRPGGPDVYKGVPKDYTGDDVTPENFLKVLSGDVEGMKGVGSGKVVRSGPNDRIFLNMVDHGAPGIFAFPYDYLNATNLTDTIIGMHRDQKFGEMVMYVESCESGSLFHNLLPKDIMVYALSASSPNQHSYACYLDTDRDTYLGDVFSIKWMEDTDRENLHHETLKKQFKLVRKEVTTSTVMHWGEIRLDRQHLSKFMGKRQASRSQQDVYLPIRGEDDPCLESAVPSPDVPVAILKSRIRRAKEVAEVDALKEELRHLRMNRVIVKVAMTRIISHVAGGAPRMASLLVASGNHTITRWPCYTASVRAFHDHCFHLAKNPYALRVLKPVISMCEHGYKAEDFTRAAKLVCTHGPASGIV; the protein is encoded by the exons ATGTGGAGGTCGGCGCTGTTCCTGCTGACGGTGGCGCTGGCGAGGGGGTCTTCCGCGGCAGGTCACAGGGGCGATCTGTGGGCGGTGCTGGTGGCCGGTTCCTCCTCTTGGATGAACTACCGCCATCAG gCGGACGTGTGCCACGCCTACCAGATTCTCCACCAACATGGTGTCCCCGACGACCATATTATCGTCATGATGGTCGATGACATTGCACACAACGAAGA GAACCCGACGCCAGGTGTGATCATCAACCGACCAGGTGGACCCGACGTGTACAAGGGCGTCCCGAAGGACTACACAGGCGATGACGTGACCCCCGAGAACTTCCTGAAGGTGCTGAGCGGTGACGTCGAAGGCATGAAGGGCGTGGGGTCCGGGAAGGTCGTGCGCAGTGGCCCCAACGACCGAATCTTCCTCAACATGGTGGACCACGGCGCCCCCGGCATCTTCGCCTTCCCCTACGATTATCTCAACGCCACCAACCTCACCGACACCATCATCGGCATGCATCGCGACCAGAAGTTCGGAGAG ATGGTGATGTATGTGGAGTCGTGTGAGTCGGGATCACTTTTCCACAATCTACTTCCGAAGGATATCATGG TGTATGCTCTGAGCGCCTCGAGCCCCAACCAGCACTCGTACGCCTGTTacttagacacagacagagacacctaCCTCGGGGACGTCTTCAGCATCAAGTGGATGGAGGACACCGACAGG GAAAACCTACACCACGAGACGCTGAAGAAACAGTTCAAGCTCGTGAGGAAGGAAGTGACGACGTCCACGGTCATGCACTGGGGGGAGATCCGCCTCGACCGCCAGCACCTGTCCAAGTTCATGGGGAAGAGGCAGGCGAGCCGAAGCCAGCAGGACGTGTACCTTCCCATCCGCGGGGAGGACGATCCTTGCCTG GAAAGCGCCGTGCCGAGCCCAGACGTCCCGGTGGCGATCCTCAAGTCCCGCATCCGGAGGGCCAAGGAGGTCGCCGAGGTGGACGCCCTCAAGGAGGAGCTCCGGCACTTGCGGATG AACCGCGTGATCGTCAAGGTGGCCATGACCCGCATCATCAGCCACGTGGCCGGCGGCGCCCCTAGGATGGCCTCGCTGCTCGTGGCCAGCGGAAACCACACCATCACCCGCTGGCCCTGCTACACCGCCTCCGTCAGGGCCTTCCACGACCACTGCTTCCACCTGGCGAAG
- the LOC113827866 gene encoding legumain, translated as MKWLALLAAAAVVALSGAQDTDDGGELWAVLVAGSDTWFNYRHQADVCHAYQILHAHGVPDDHIIVMMTDDIANNKMNPTPGVIINRPDGPNVYKGVPKDYTGDDVTPENFLKVLSGDAAGLQGVGSGKVLKSGPNDRVFINLVDHGAPGIFAFPRTFLMVKNFTNAIVQMHRQKRYKEMLIYMESCESGSMFLDLPDDIQMYALSAANATQSSYACYMDQKLGTFLGDVFSIKWMEDTDREDVNKETLKKQFEVVHKETTTSEVLQWGELSLDKHTVGTFVGSGSADLEDYGPFPPETDPCLKSAVPSPDVPLAILEDHVAQSDGLLGADFWERQLAELQQNRTFVTETMRKIAQLVTKDDDLADAMMSDVHTIADEACHEEAVLAFHHLCFNLGTNPYALRVVQAVVNLCEHGYSAREFAGAARAVCTHAPVSGIN; from the exons ATGAAGTGGTTGGCACTGTTGgcagcggcggcggtggtggctcTCAGCGGGGCTCAGGACACCGACGACGGAGGGGAGCTGTGGGCAGTGTTGGTCGCTGGTTCCGACACCTGGTTCAACTACCGTCACCAG GCCGATGTGTGCCACGCGTACCAGATCCTCCACGCGCACGGGGTCCCCGATGACCATATCATTGTGATGATGACGGACGACATCGCTAATAACAAGAT GAACCCGACGCCCGGCGTGATCATCAACCGTCCCGACGGACCCAACGTGTACAAGGGCGTCCCTAAGGATTACACCGGCGATGATGTCACTCCTGAGAACTTCCTGAAGGTCCTTAGCGGCGACGCTGCAGGACTCCAGGGCGTCGGTTCCGGGAAGGTCCTCAAGAGCGGCCCCAACGACCGCGTGTTCATCAACCTGGTTGACCACGGAGCGCCCGGCATCTTCGCCTTCCCCAGAACCTTCCTGATGGTGAAGAACTTCACGAACGCCATCGTCCAGATGCACCGCCAGAAGAGGTACAAGGAAATGCTGATCTACATGGAGTCATGCGAATCCGGCTCCATGTTCTTGGATCTCCCCGACGACATCCAGA TGTACGCCCTGTCTGCTGCCAACGCCACCCAGTCTTCCTACGCCTGCTACATGGACCAGAAGCTGGGCACCTTCCTGGGCGACGTCTTCAGCATCAAGTGGATGGAGGACACGGACAGG GAAGACGTAAACAAGGAGACGCTGAAGAAGCAATTCGAGGTCGTGCACAAGGAGACCACGACGTCCGAAGTGCTCCAGTGGGGCGAGCTCAGCCTCGACAAGCACACGGTCGGCACCTTCGTCGGCAGCGGCTCGGCTGATCTGGAAGACTATGGTCCTTTCCCTCCCGAAACCGACCCATGCCTG AAAAGCGCCGTGCCCAGCCCCGACGTGCCCCTGGCCATCTTGGAGGACCACGTGGCCCAGTCCGACGGCCTCCTGGGCGCCGACTTCTGGGAACGACAGCTCGCCGAACTACAGCAG AACCGAACCTTCGTGACTGAAACCATGAGGAAGATCGCTCAGCTGGTCACGAAGGACGACGACCTCGCCGACGCCATGATGTCTGACGTCCACACCATCGCCGACGAAGCCTGCCACGAGGAGGCGGTCCTGGCCTTCCACCACCTCTGCTTCAACCTCGGCACG AACCCGTACGCCCTCCGCGTCGTGCAGGCGGTGGTGAACCTGTGCGAGCACGGCTACAGCGCCAGGGAGTTCGCCGGCGCCGCCCGAGCCGTGTGCACCCACGCCCCCGTCAGTGGCATCAACTGA
- the LOC113827864 gene encoding legumain produces MRWVAVLAVASAVALCGCHVLSADDQGELWAVLVAGSASWMNYRHQADVCHAYQILHQHGVPDDHIIVMMEDDIANSRENPTPGVIINRPDGPNVYKGVPKDYTGMDVTPENFLKVLSGDAAGLQGVGSGKVLKSGPNDRVFINLVDHGAPGIFGFPRSFLHARNFSDAILAMSRNKQYKEMVIYLESCESGSMFQNLLPDDINVYALSAANATQPSYACYMDEHLHTFLGDVFSVKWMEDTDREDITKESLDKQFHLVRKEVNVSHVLQWGDKAIGKEMASNFLGSKESELSDFGPFPPFNDPCLKTSVDSTNVSVAIIQGRMASAQNETEASYWAQQMVQLHQNRTWVTETMYRVALSVTGNEDAANRMMSDRRHTVTRWLCYEESVEAFHRHCFNLGENPYALRVLQPAMSLCEHGYTGAEFASAARAVCTHAPITGIV; encoded by the exons ATGAGGTGGGTGGCAGTCCTGGCAGTGGCGAGTGCGGTGGCCCTCTGCGGGTGCCATGTGCTGAGTGCCGATGACCAAGGGGAGCTGTGGGCGGTGCTGGTGGCAGGCTCCGCGTCGTGGATGAATTACCGCCACCAG GCGGACGTGTGTCACGCCTACCAGATCCTCCACCAGCACGGCGTCCCGGACGACCACATCATCGTCATGATGGAGGACGACATCGCCAACAGCAGGGA GAACCCGACGCCCGGTGTGATCATCAACCGCCCCGACGGACCCAACGTGTACAAGGGCGTCCCTAAGGATTACACCGGCATGGATGTCACTCCCGAGAACTTCCTGAAGGTCCTTAGCGGCGACGCTGCAGGACTCCAAGGCGTCGGGTCCGGGAAGGTCCTCAAGAGCGGCCCCAACGACCGCGTGTTCATCAACCTAGTGGACCACGGGGCGCCCGGGATCTTCGGGTTCCCGCGCAGCTTCCTCCACGCCCGGAACTTCTCGGACGCCATCCTGGCCATGAGTCGCAACAAGCAGTACAAGGAG ATGGTGATTTATCTCGAGTCATGTGAGTCTGGCTCGATGTTCCAGAATCTTCTTCCTGATGACATTAACG TGTATGCCTTGTCGGCCGCCAATGCGACGCAACCGTCCTACGCCTGCTACATGGACGAGCACCTCCACACCTTCCTCGGGGACGTCTTCAGCGTCAAGTGGATGGAGGACACGGACAGG GAGGACATCACGAAGGAGAGTCTGGACAAGCAGTTCCATCTCGTGAGGAAAGAAGTCAACGTCTCTCACGTGCTGCAGTGGGGGGACAAGGCTATAGGCAAGGAAATGGCTTCCAACTTCCTCGGCAGCAAGGAGTCGGAGCTGAGTGACTTCGGGCCTTTCCCGCCCTTCAACGATCCTTGTTTG AAAACGTCGGTCGACAGCACCAACGTATCTGTCGCCATCATCCAGGGGCGCATGGCTTCCGCCCAGAACGAGACTGAGGCCAGTTATTGGGCGCAACAAATGGTCCAGCTCCATCAG AATCGCACGTGGGTGACGGAGACCATGTACCGGGTGGCACTGAGCGTGACGGGGAACGAGGACGCGGCGAACCGCATGATGAGCGACCGCCGTCACACCGTCACTCGCTGGCTGTGTTACGAAGAGTCCGTCGAGGCTTTCCACCGGCACTGCTTTAACctgggagag AATCCGTATGCGCTGCGTGTCCTCCAGCCTGCGATGAGCCTGTGCGAACACGGGTACACGGGCGCCGAGTTCGCCAGCGCCGCCCGGGCCGTTTGCACTCACGCCCCCATCACGGGCATAGTCTGA